A region of the Oleidesulfovibrio alaskensis DSM 16109 genome:
GTCGTGGAAGCTGACACCTTCGCGCAGATGGAAGGTATAGGTCATGCCGTCTTCGGAAATATCCCACGATGTGGCCAGCGAGGGGGTAAGCGCAGTGGATTCGGGCATAAAGCCCACAAGTGCGTCGTAGATGTTGTCGCACACCATGAACGAGTTGCCGTCAGTCTCATATGCGGGGTCAAGACCGGGGCTGTCTGCACCGCGGGCAAAGACCAGCGTTCCGCCCTGTTTGGGCGCCGCCAGAACAGACTGGGGGGTGAGCGAATAGGCTGTCAGTGCAACCGCAGCCAGCGTGAACAGCAAGAGTTTTTTCAGCATGCAAGCCTCCCGGAAAGAAAGATGGTTGTGTTCTGCCGTATGGTTCCCCGCCGCCTGCCGGGCAGACGGCGGGGTGGCGTCATCCGGTCAATTATATCACAAAAATGTGACGAAGGAAAGCGCCGCTGTCTAACCCCTTAGCTGAACACTCAAACTGCGGCATGCTCCTCCATTTCGCGGGCGAGCTGCATCAGCGGGTCGTAGATGCTCTGCAGACTGGGAATGTGCAGACACTCATCGCGTGAATGCAGGGTGTTAAAGCCTTCGGCACCCCATACAACGCCCGTGAGGCCGTTTTCGCCCAGATACCGGGCATCACTTGCTCCGTGGGCCTTGCCCGCCGTTGCACCGGACAACGCCAGCAGTCTTTCTGTGTAGGGGCTGTCTGCAGCCAGAAAAACAGGCACGGTGCGCACAATGCTGACCGTTCCCGAGACTGTTTTACGTATTTTGTCAATCAGTGCTGCGGGATCGTCATGTTCCGTCACGCGGATGTTGAACCAGCCTTCCGCCACGTCGGGCACCTTGTTGGTGGATTCTCCGGCCCGTATTCTGCCCAGATTGACCGTGCGGTGCCAGTGGTCCTCATTTTCTTCGGCAAACAGCGTTTTCAGCCTCGTATAGTCCTCCATCAGCAGGTCAACGGCGTTCACTCCCATCCACGGGCGGGCGCCATGGGCCGCCTTTCCCGTGCAGGTCAGCTTTATGTCGATGATGCCTTTTTCCTTGGTGATGACCTGCTGCGGATTACCGCCGTCCAGCGCCACCACATAGTCGGCCCTGATGAGTGGCAGGGCTTTGGCGGCGCCGTTCATGCCGCCTATTTCTTCGTCGCCGGTGATAAGCAGCCCCAGCGCCATGTCCTTCTGGCTGCGTCCGGCGGCCTTCAGGGCGTTCAGCCGGTCTCTGAACATGACAAGTCCCAGCGCCACGGCATACTTGTCGTCATTGGCGCCGCGTCCGTACAATCTGTCATTTTCCACACGCGGAACAAACAGGTCGTCCTCCGCGTCCACCACATCTATGTGGGCCATCAGCAGCAGCCCCGCCCTGCCTTTTTCGGGCAGCACCATAACGGAGGGAATTCCGTCGTGGTCCATGCGTTCGGCATGAATGCCGTTCTGTGCGCACCAGTCCATGATGAAACCGGCACAGCGTGAGATTTGCTCCGGTCTGGAGTGCATGCTGGGAAAGCGGATGAGATCGCTTGTCAGTTCGACAATGTGTTGCATAGAAGACACTGCGGACTCCTTTTTTATATGATATATGTGACAGGTGACGGCTATCTTGCGCGCGCAGACGGTCTTTTGGCAAGTCCCGCGCGCACTGCGCCGTGTATGTTGCATGCAAGGCCGCGGTGTGGGGTGTGCCGGCTGTTTTTTTTACCGGCGTTCCCTTGCCATGTGCACAGGGTATGCTTAACAGCTGTGCATTGTCAGGGGCCGCACAGTGTACGGGGAGCTGCACCGTGCAGGCCGCTGCCGGAAGAGGCGGACGGGCATCCGCCTGCTTCAAGCGGGCCGGCGTTTCCGGCATGATTCAACATCAGCGCGGGTGATCCGCAGAGGTAATGATGACGCTTCCTATTCTTGCTATTGTGGCAGGTCTTGTGCTGCTTGTGTACAGCGCAGACCGTTTTGTGCTGGGGTCTTCCGCCACGGCACGGCATTTCGGCATGCCTCCGCTGCTTATCGGCATGGTCATTGTGGGCTTCGGCACTTCCGTGCCTGAAATGCTTGTTTCACTTATGGCCGCCATGAGCGGAACCCCCGGCATCGCGCTGGGCAACGCTTACGGCTCCAATATAACCAACATAGGTCTCATACTGGGCGCCACTGCCGTTCTGGGACCTGTGATGGTCAGCTCTCAGGTGCTCCGCAAGGAGCTGCCCATTCTTATCGGGGTGACACTGCTTACCGCCGCACTGTTGTGGGACGGCTCGCTGGACAGGACCAATGCTCTGGTGCTGCTCGCCGTGTTTTTTGTTCTTGTGGGCTGGTCTGTTTATCAGGGCATGCATTCCACGCGCGACG
Encoded here:
- a CDS encoding M20 family metallopeptidase, which produces MQHIVELTSDLIRFPSMHSRPEQISRCAGFIMDWCAQNGIHAERMDHDGIPSVMVLPEKGRAGLLLMAHIDVVDAEDDLFVPRVENDRLYGRGANDDKYAVALGLVMFRDRLNALKAAGRSQKDMALGLLITGDEEIGGMNGAAKALPLIRADYVVALDGGNPQQVITKEKGIIDIKLTCTGKAAHGARPWMGVNAVDLLMEDYTRLKTLFAEENEDHWHRTVNLGRIRAGESTNKVPDVAEGWFNIRVTEHDDPAALIDKIRKTVSGTVSIVRTVPVFLAADSPYTERLLALSGATAGKAHGASDARYLGENGLTGVVWGAEGFNTLHSRDECLHIPSLQSIYDPLMQLAREMEEHAAV